GGCAGCAAGCCGTGAGGAAGAGACTAAGTTCTTGATGACCGGCTGGAGGACATGGTGCGTGCGGTTTTACGACGTGCGTGATTCGTGGGTTGGTTTATCCTGGTAATCCTCAGTCAGCCGTGCTCACGGCGGCTGCGTGCCTTGAATAGCGGCGCTCGGtgctgagacagacagacagacagtggcgGTATTTGATAAGTTAATGGTTCCTTGCAGGTCCCCCAGAGACTAACAGTGTTAAAGACATCTTAACGGCGTGTTCTGTGCCTCACGTGTCAGTGTGTGGTACGTGGCGAGGCGAGGCCGTGCCGTGGGACTCATCATGCCTCCCTCGGCCGCCCGCCTGGCCGCCCCAAGCCCGGCCGGGGCGGAGGTCCAGCCGTGCCCCAGCGGACACTGAGCAGCGCTGGCCGAGGCCCCTTCGGGTGGCGGCAGTGGCCGGTTTGGGAGGTGCCCGGAGACGGAGGGGCGGGGGCGGTGACGATGGTGTTGTGCGATGGGTGACGGGCGGCCGTGGTGGGCGGGCCCGCGCCGCGTGCGCCGCGTGCACGGCCTCCAGCTGCCGCTCCACCCGCAGCAGGTGCTGGCGTGGCTGGTGATGCTGGGCTTCACCTCCCTCATGTACGGCGCCGTCCTCCCCGCCCTCCACTCCCGCCTGGCCTTACCCCTCGCACTGGTCACCGGCGTGGTCTTCGCCGTCCACGTCTTCACGCacgccctcgccctcgccctcgacCCCGCCGACCCGCAGCTGAGGGCGCGCAAGGACCGCCAGCAGGTGCCGGAGTTTGACCGCAACGTTCACAACCACGTGATCGAGAACGGCCGCTGCCACCTGTGCAACATCACGATCACGTCCAACCGGACCAAGCACTGCAGCGCCTGCAACAAATGTGTGGACGTCTTCGACCACCACTGTAAGTGGCTCAACCACTGCGTGGGTCGCCGCAACTACCGCATCTTCCTGGCGTGCGTCCTGACGGCCATCCTGGCCTGCCTCCTGGTCATGGGGACCTGCCTCGCCGAGATCGTGCTCTACTACTTTAAGAAGGAGTACCTGGCCCCCTGGGAGGAGCCGAGGCCTCAGCAGAACATGCAGCGGATTCCTGAGGCTAACGCCGACGAGGGTGACAGCTCCCTAACGTGCTCGGAGGGGGCGCCCTACTGCCACTTCTCCATCTTCGGTGCTCTGGTGTACGACGGCGCCTTCATCGGGCTGCTGTCAACgctcttctccgtggccttggtgGCAGAGGTTCTGTTGGTGCATCTCGCAGCCTTCCACGCCTACATCATATTCCTGGGGTTCACCACCTACGAGTACATCCGCGGCCACCACCTGCGGGGCTCCAACTCGGCCCACTCCTTCAGCACGTACGGGCGGGACGGCGCCACGGAGAGGGAAGGTGCCGTGTGCGGCTGGGCAGTAACTCGTCGACCTCCAAGTAACCAGATCACACCTTCGTCCACCACAGACACCGCCCTGCTCTCCACCGTCTCCGTCGactccctcaacaccaccaccactgctgtaaGGTCACCTCGGTCTTCCGCCGCCTCCACCCCGGGACCCTCTCCCACCACGCCGTCGGAGGACTCCCGCTCCCCCGTGGTGGGGAAGAGCCCCCACCAGGGCCACGCCTCGcgcctgcagcagcagcagggtggGCGCGGCGTGACCAGCATGGTGTCGCCCACCAACTCGGCGCCCAGGACGCCCCCGACCCGGGTGTCTTCAGTGCCGCAGCTGCCGCAGATCCAGACCGTGCGGTCCAGGGCGCAGCTGCGGTCCCTGAGCCGCACTGTGTCCACTGCGGTGAGCGAGTTCTCCgtcgaagaggaggtggaggtgaggacgGTGCCACTGCCTCGCCCGAGaccctcccgccgccgcctccgctccAGCATCGCGCCGCACCTCTCCCCCATCAAGGAGTGTGATCAGACGGTGCCCAGTCCACCCACCGTGCGTGCCATCCGCGAGGAGGCGAGTGGCACCCCAAGTCCTGCCGGGAGTCCCGCCCACAGCCCGGGACGCAGCCCGCGGACCAGCCCTGGCCGCGTCCCTCACACGCCGACCAAAGTGAGCCCGCTGGTGGGCGCCGCCGACGTGACGCGGCGCGCCAACGGGCACAGCGTCCTGAGCCGCGTGAAGATGAACGGCATGGCGGGCGAGAGTAACAGTTATTACGGAAGGACCAGCTCGCTGCCAGGCGCCAGCACTGCCACACTGGTGGGGAAGGAGGGCGGCCAGGAGGGCTCGGGTTCTGTGTCGCAGAGCCCCAAGGGCGGCGTCGTGGCCGCCCGCTCGTGCCTGTCCCGGCCGACGCAGCCCCAGAACGGCGAGGCGACGCACGTGGAGCTGCACATGTAGCAGGGGGCGACCCGCGCCTCGCCCGCGGCGCCCACGGTGAAAGTGACTCGCTTGTGACTCAAACATATTCAACTGGCCTTTGACATTCATAATGAAGCTCATAAGACGTTTTATTACTGCCAAAGTATTTTAAAAATGGACTGGCAGCttgatgataatatatattcttACGTGATGATGAAATTATGAATACTGGGGTGCCGAGGCGGCGGCAGCAATACTTGTTGTGTTACTCTGTGGACCAGACGCGAGTCGTGCCAAGGCTCCTTCCGGTGCCCGACCGATGCTTCCTGCCGGCGGGCAGCGGCCCTCGAGGCTGCCCGCCGGTCCTTCTCTTCACTGGCCGACGCGCCGTCTTGCCCGTGCCAACCTCTCTTAGTGTGTGTAGACGACACTTCCTCTCCTCGGCTTCCTGTGAGGCGCACCCTCAGCGGGACGCCGCGGCACCACTTCATCCTCCGGCGGGCGAGGCTCTGAGGCGCACATCATCCTCCCTTGGGCCTAAGTGCCGCCTGGGGAGGGCGCTGCCGGGTGGGATCTGCCTCAGCCACCAGCCGGCGAGTGCCCTCCCGAAGGCCCCGGAGGGGAATGTACCGCCTGGCCGAGCCTCGGGTCGCGGCTTTCCGTCACGAGGCAGTATTACTCTTGGCTTTACAACATTACACCGAAAAGGCTGAAAAATATCCCGCAAACTGTTGTGACCCGAGTGAGTAACGCCCGGCAGCGGCCATCCgcctcccctcctgcctccactcatccctccctccctccctcccttcatcactcctttcctccatttctccctctgtGTGAGTTCTGACCCACCATCGCCAGGacgttaggaacacacacacacacacacacacacacacacacacacacacacaccacacacacaccacacacacacacacacgatcatccAATATATAAACGCTAAAAGGACACAGTAGCCGGCCATGTACGGGAGACATTTCTTATTTCGCTTCCCACTTTTGAGGTCGCGAACCCCATCTGGTGGCCGCCGGCTGGAAGGTCCCCGAGTGCCGACAACCCGCTCAATATATAATTCCTGAGGGCGTTGCTGCGTCGCTGACCCCTCACGACCCATACAGGTCCTCAATCCAATAGTTCTTCATACTGTTCAACCGTCAAGACTCGCTACTTCGCTGACCGACACTCCCCTTTGTTAATCCTGGAACACCCGGTCGAAGTCCCCTTaggtcggtattcccagacgctccCACCTCTCACGccaactaattccaaaggccaaacaggagatcaatcgggttctaatgagtggtgttatgggttcatggtaaagaagaagggtcaaagtaccaccaggaccatgaaattacccctggaaatgcccaaaacgcctacgaaagccttgtttatTGTGTGCACTTGGGCGGCGAAAGATTTAAGAATACGCCCCTATGTCCAACTTCGAGTCCTGCAAGAGGGTGTCTCCGTGGCCGACCCCTCACGACTCATAACTGTCCTTACCAATAGTTCTTCCCGGTACTTCGCTAACCGACACTCACCTTTGTTAATCATGGAACACTCGGTCGAAGTCCCACTTTTTTCTTAGTCCAACTTCGAGTCCTACAAGAGGGTGTCTCCGTGGCCGACCCCTCACGACTCACAACTGTCCTTACCAATAGTTCTTCCCGGTACTTCGCTAACCTCCACTCCCCTTCGTTAATCCCGGAACAGTCGCAGTCTTCTTCATCCCACTTTTTCTTCGCCCAACTTCGAGTTCTGCAGGAGGGGAAGCGTCGGGGCGTTCAAGTTTCGAAATTTGAATTCACGTTTTTCTCGGCGGTTTTTAAAGGGAGTGACAGCGAGGCGTTTTTATCACTTTTATCGGCCCCTCGCCAGCCCTCGCCTTAAGGGTCTATATATTTTCGTCCCACACGTTTTCTCACTTTCTCCCCGCTCCCTTTTTCCCGTAGCCCTCGCGTCCTTAGCCACCGGACTCCATCTCACACCGACGCCCTCCCTCCATTAATCTTTATATCTAATTTCGTCCCAGTcacccacacactccctctcaTTACTCTTCTTCATCCCCAGTACTCTCTTCCATTGCCACAGGACTCCATCTCACACCCCATCCATGTTTTTTCCTACCCTTAACCATCCTCTTGTTTCTCCCTAACGCTGACGTCTCCCCTCACCCACACGAAGCCTCCATGTGGTCCCTCAAGGCTCcagtttctcttccttgctccccTAAAGACTCCTCTCCCTATTCCGGCTCCCTTCggattcctcctccctccttcgctctcccCCAAAAGGCTCCAGTTTCGACCGTTGCTCCCCCAAAGACTTCTCACTGTCTTTGTTCCCTGGCTGGAAGAGACACACACGAAGACTGAACGTGTAGAAGGCGCTGACGataccgaagaggaggaggaggaggaagaggagaaggtagctCGACTCTCCCTTCTCCCACGTGCTTTAGACAGACAATAGATGGTCGTCTAAAAGGTCATGGTCGTGAATGAACGCCACCTGTCTCTTAAATCTTCGTTCGTCTCGTCTGCCCATGTGTCCGGGCCGTTCCATCTCCGTTCGTCCAAGGCTTTTCGTTCGGCATTCCTGCTTTGTATGGTAATTTCAACGTCTTTGTCCCCTCCTGTTGTTGCTGTGTTGGCGGTCCGGTGAGCAGCACGAGCGAGCACCAAGGTATGTGGGTCCTGATGGGGCCAAGAAGAGGTATTGTAGGATAGggagtgaaagaaatgaaagatgttTAAGAGGAGTGTTGACGAGAGGTGCTTCTAGTCAGTGATATAAAGGGAGTTTCTGGTAAAGGTCAGTGAAGGTTCTTGGTAGTGATAAAGGTTCGTGTTgtaggaagggattggaaggagaaggagattttTAAAGAGTGTTGTCGAAAGTTTTTTTCTAGTCAGTGATAAAAAGGGAGGTTATGAAGGAGGCGATAAATTTTCATTGTATTGATAAAGGATCGCACcgtaggaagggaagtgaagaatgaGGTTTGTAAAGAGTGTTGACGAATTGTTCTTGGTTGTAATGAAAGGAGGtgctgttaaggattgattgggTTCTAGAAAGTTATGAAAGGGAGTTTAAGACAGAGATAAAGGTAGATTCTGATGTGACGATAAAAGGTTCTTGGAAATGCTGAAGGAGTCTTGTAAGTTACGATAGAGGTTGATGCTTACGACTAGATGGGGTTCTGTTAAGTGTTCAATAGAGGTTTTAGGAAATTGGGAAGGGGAGTTCAAGACAGCAGTACGAGTTAGGGAATGTTATATAGAAGTTACGATGAAAGTTTTGGAATTAGGCAAATAGGATATCCTGTTGAGTGATAAAGAAAGTTGTAGAAAAATGTCGAATGTTAGAATACGTTTATAAGGAAATGTTGCATAAAAGTTTTGATGAGAGGTCTGGAATTAGGCAAATGGGATGTTCTGTTGAGTGATAAAGAAAGCTATAGAAAAATGACAAATGTTAGTCGATCTTTTGTAGCACTGGACGGTATGTATCAAATGTGTCATGCTAAGAAATGTGGACAGATGGCGATTGATGTTATTACTTACTGAAAGGAGTTTGTTCAATGTGTCAGGAAATAGAAGGTATCAGCAGATGAATGACACAGACTCTTATGTCACTCAGGACGATATGTATTCAGCATGCTAAGAAAGAATGTAGAAAGGATTGACAGATGAATGATAGAGGTTCTTAAGTAACTAGACGATGTGTATTCAGTGTTGAGAAAGAGAGTAAAGGTATTGACAAATAGATGATAGAGGTTCTTATGTAACTGAACGAGATGAATTCACCGTGTTAAAAAAAGGCAGTAGAAAGGATTGACAGATGAATGATACAGGTTCTTATGTAACTAGACGATGTGTATTCAGTGTTGAGAAAGAGGGTAAAGGTATTGACAAATAGATGATAGAGGTTCTTATGTAACTGAACGAGATGAATTCACCGTGTTAAAAAAAGGCAGTAGAAAGTATTGACAGATGAATGATACAGGTTCTTATGTAACTAGACGATGTGTATTCAGTGTTGAGAAAGAGAGTAAAGGTATTGACAAATAGATGATAGAGGTTCTTATGTAAATGAACGAGATGAATTCACCGTGTTAAAGAAAGGCAGTAGAAAGGATTGACAGATGAATGGTAAAAGTTTGTATGCAACTGAACGATATGTATTCAGTGTGTTATGAAAGAGCAATaacaatacacagaaaaaaaaacccatgaGATATAGAAATTGGGGAGCactagaggttgtgtgtgtgtgaggagcaAAGGTATTTATAAGGGGGGCTCCACGGCTATGTTTCACCTACCCAAACTATCTGAACGACGGATGACTCAGAGGCTGTCACGTAACTTTTCCTgatgtgtgtttgttgtgttagGAATGTGTTCCCGGCTTAAGTTCTGGTTATTGATGATTCGTAGGCATGCCAGGTATGTTGGTGACGTCACGAGTCCGAGCGAGCTGGTTGGTGGGTTTTCTTAGGGATAGTGATGACGTCATGGATCTATGGGAATGTTAAGGGTGTGTCTGCCATTTTGTACGCGCCATTCCAATCTGTACTTCtatcaggagagaaaaaaataattgggtACGTAAAATTAAACCAAAAGAAATTATAATCGTGATTCTTACATATAAAAGAGAACTTAGACGGAaccacatataaaaaaatattaaaaaacttCCCTAGAAATTTATTAGACGtgcaaaaatataaatgaagaaatCTATAGACACATAAAACTGAATTAGacgaaaacataaaaagaaaattacaatcCCTCGAAATATTTTAGTCCCCcccaacaaaaaaaatatataatcgaaGAAATAAATGCTCAAAGAAAATGGAatcaaagaaaaacatgaaagaaaacgggagaaaatcATAATcctgaagcaaaagaaaaactaaTTACGTATATAAAAAATGATCGCCCGACAGCCCCACCACaagaccttcctcccttccttcgcgcGGCCTTGagattattattagttttattgcCGCGGCGACTCATTTAAACTTTCCCGGACGTTAATTAAGACTTGTTCACGTGACATGCATTGTGGAGGCGCCGCGGGTCGCCGACAGAGGGCTGCGCGGCGCTGTGGGCGGTGCGGCGTCggcgaccttccttccttcttctgctcttgCCCGCCCGCCTGGAATTAATGTCACTAAAAGGaccaaattattttttttccctaaaGATTTTGAAAGTTTGGAAGCTGGGAAAGTTTTGGCGAATGagcaagacagaaaaaaaacttgTGATATCTTTctccacctttattttttttttcttgcgtggTCAGtatgttgtttttcctttgtgttggAATTTTAATACGTaattgggaaagggaggaattttTGGAGTCCGTGAAATTTAGGTAAAGCAGGAAAATATGTCAAAAGATCAGAGCCATATTCTCCTCATGGGGAAGAAAAGgtaatgaaagtgaaagggaggtgaagataaagtagagaaaggtaaaaagaagaagggtCCGGTCTTTGATTTTTTGCATAAGATTTCGTATTTGGAAAGTTTGGAAGCGTTGAAACTTTCAGCGagtgaggaagacaaaaaaaagttggCTAATAttgaaccttcctcctcctcctcctcctcctcctcctcctcctcctcctcctcctcttgtccttccctcccttccctaataTATTGTTTTTGCATAGCCTTTACGatagttttctttttgtgtttgaaTTTTACGATCTTTTGGGGAGGTATGGGATAATTTTTTTTAAGGTTGAACTTTAtgagaaccagaaaaaaaactgatcttgaagggagggaaggagggagagggagggagagagagagagaaggaaggaatgagggacagatagagggaagtagggagagggagggagagaaagaaggaaggaaggagggagagttggagggaagtagggaaggagatCTCTCATTATATAGTTCGGTATTAACCTCTCTTTTGCTACTCTCTACTTCTgctaattcttttctttcccttttttctgctgccattcctttcctctcctttcctgtgctttccttactcttttttctactcttttcttataggagcagcgattagcgggcttttatatcctcactttattttttgcccatgagcttcttcctttactgtaaaaattaaaaaaaagtcgtTCAATTTATCACATTCGGAGCTAACATAACGAGGGACGGTCAGTTACACGTTATTTCGCAGCCTGTTTTTATCTGCTGTCTCGAATCTCATTACTCCGGGAAGCTAAATCTAATTAGTCTGACAAAATGTAGTTTCAGCCAACGTCGGGGTGACACATTACCTCAATTTAAATCTATCTATcgctgtctttctatctatctccggtgctattatcttattatttgcctttctgtctatctgtttatatctCCGGAACTATCATTGTGTTATATGTATCTTTCACaatttatttttctctgtctCCGATGCTATTAAACTACTGTCTATCTTTCATTATATTTATCTATCCGGCGCCATTTTACTACTATATATCAGtgactatctatctgtttctatctTCATCGCTATCATATTTTTGTATCTATCAATCACCGTCGGTTTGTCTATCTCCATCGCCTAGtcctttaactattttttttatctatatccgGTGTGCTTAAACTGCTCTCTATCCATCACTATGTTTATCTTTCTCCGGTGCCATTTTGCTACTATTTATATCagtcactatctatctattttttatcttcatcGCTATCATACTTTTGTACCTATCCATCACGGTCGGTTTATCTGTCTCCAACGCCTTGTCCTCTCGCGGGAAGTTCTTTTAAGGAAATGTCTACTGCAAAAGGGTCTCCTGTTTTACCCCTTGTGGCCCTTATGATCAGCTTGTCAATCCCTCCCCGCCAACTCACGGTCGGTTCATCAATCTCCAACGCCTAGTCCTCTAACGGGAGATTCTTTTAAGGAAATATCTACGGCAAAAGCCTCTCCTGTTTTACCTCTTGTGGCACTTTTTATCAGCTCATCAATCCCTCCTGCCAACTCACGGTCGGTTCATCAATCTCCAACGCCTAGTCCTCTCACGGGAAGTTCTTTTAAGCATATGTCTACGGCAAAAGCGTGTCCTGTTTTACCTCTTGTGGTACTTCTTATCAGCTCATCAATCCCTCCCGCCAACTCTAATACTCATCCACTCCATTGATCCATTTCACTggtgctctctccctccctccctccctccctcgaacCCCCTCTATCAACCCTGGCTGGAGGAATTATTAATGCCTCGACTAAGATCAATATTCAGGGCTCCGTTACTTATACCCTAATAGCTATTGTTCCTCTTACTTTGCAAACTTTTCTAATTCCGAGTTTTTTTTTCAAGGCTTATTAGTTCCAGTTTATCGATTCACGTTATTGAAAACTTCCcacgaaaaaaatataatccTGTATTTTGTTATTCTCTTGTTTATTATTCATTCGCGTTGCTTTTACCGTGGCAATATGGATACAAGGAGGATCATTCAAAGCCATCAAATCCATATCCACTTTATAGGCAAGGAAAGGCTATGGAagtgaagcgaaaggaagggaaggagaaggaagaggaaggcaaaacaaatgagttagggaagggaatggaagggaagggaaaggaagggaagagggaagggaagagggaagggaattgaagtgaaaggaagaggaaggaaaaggaagaaaaagaaaggagttgtattcggaagggaagggaattgaagaggaaggaaaaggaagaaaaaagaaaggagttgttttaggaagggaagggaattgaagaggaaggaaaaggaagaaaaaagaaaggagttgttttaggaaaggaagggaattaaagggaaagaaaagaaagaggaagggaaaaaaaggaatcgTAGTAGTGATATATAGGGAAGAGATTATAATGGAAATGAAagtaagggaaaaagaagaaagaaaaggaaaataagaggaattgTATCATTGCTCTATAGGCTCTGCTACTCGATGTGACGTAACGCTGTGCTGGTTAATGATTTAGCGTTGTCAGGTGGTGGCAAGAAGCAATCAATACCTCGTTCACATTGACCTTATTGTGCGTCTAGGCCAGGTGGGTGATCTATGAGCAGGTGTCTTATTCATCAGGGTGTGACTCATGGTACACGACACACACGCACCTGAGACTTGTTTTACCTACCTgttgtttcttttactttattttatttttgcttcctttccttttctttccactcctttcctttgcttttcttttctttccctttcctctcctttgctttcctttcgtttcccacACATACACCTgataattattttcctttatttctttatttttacttcctctcctttcctcatttcctctcctttcctcttttctcttctctcctttcctctctctttcctttcctctcttttccttacctttattttattttacttaccTGCGAATCTTTCTTCTTTATTGGTGTAGTCTTTTTTGTCTGGTCTGAGTACGTGGGAAGTGCCGAAAATACCTTGCGACCAGGTGTAACTTATTCATCAAGGTGAGACACGATAGACGACCCCACACGCatgtcctctacctcctcttccaccttattTGTATAGCTATTATCTGATACGTGTACCTTTTGGAATGGCTTGCGTATATTGATTGGCGGCAGGACTCTTTGACCAGGTGGAATCATGAAGGTGAGACACGATAAATTGATCATCACGTACCGGCGATTCGTCCCACTTCATTTCTATCAACAGGTGTTCAGTGGAGGCGAGGTATTAACATTAGTAATTCATCCCCTTATGTACATCGTTTCCTGGACTTGTGATCAAATGAAGCGGGTTATGTATGTGTGTTCGCGTCTGAGGAATGAAAACGGAAGGAGGTTAGATCGTGGGACTTCGGCGAAAGGGTTAACTTTAGCAATTCTTCTCCTCGTTGACTGTTTTATTTTAGTTTACGTCTggcaaaagaaaacggaatgaggTTGGATCGTGGGACTTCGGCGAAAGGGTTGATGTTAGCAATTTCTCACCTCATTGACTGTTTTATTTTAGTTTACGTCTggcaaaagaaaacggaaggaggtTAGATCGTGGGACTTCGGCGAAAGGGTTAACGTCAGCAATTCCTCTCCTCATTGAGTGTGTTTTATTTTAGTTTACGTCTGGCAAATGAAAACGGAATGAGGTTAAATCGTGGGACTTCGGCGAAAGGGTTAACGTTAGCGATTGCTCTCCTCGTTGACTGTGTTTTATTTTAGTTTACGTCTGCCAGAACAAAACGGAAGGAGGTGAGATCGTGTGACTTGACGAAAATATTAACATTATCGATTCCTTTCCTTACTGACCATTTTTTATTCCTGTGTTCACGtctgagaaaagaaaaacgataagGAGGTTGAGTTTTTCGATTTTTAGCCCAAGTATTATCACTCACAAATCATTCCTTCTGTAGAACATTTCCTGGGACTTTGAGATATCATTAGACGCTCAATTTGTGTCCACGTCTAAGGAAAGAAATTTGGAATAGGTGGCCTCAGTATTATCACTCACAAATCATTCCTTCTGTAGAACATTTCCTGGGACTTTGAGATATCATTAGACGCTCAATTTGTGCCCACGTCCAAGGAAAGAAATCTGGAGCAGGTGGTTCCTGGGACTCAAATCCAAACATTAGTACTGTCCCTTCACTTCATTCTCCTATTCGCTGCATCCTCTGGGGCTATGATCTGAGGTGGTCTGAAGATGGATAACTGGATTGGGTTCTTTAAGTCGTCCAAGGAAAGAAATCTGGAGTAAGTGGTTCCTGGGACTCAAATCCAAACATTAGTAccattccttcacttcattcTTGTAGTCGTGTCATCCTCTGGGCTTATGATCTGAGGTGGTCTGAAGATGGATAACTGGAGTGGGTTCTTTAAGTCGTCTCAGGTTTTGTGTGTCTTGTGGCGAGGAGAGAGACGAGGACGATGACTGGATTGAGACAGGTACTGGGACATGAATGGACAGAGGGATGAAAAGAGACGTGTGAGACGGGATGGTTAATGTCTTGGATAGTGGTCGGGCGAGCGgcgaattattgttattgttattcttgttgttgttatcatgtCGAGTCCTCCTGCAAGACATCCTCGGGAGACTCAAGTGACGGACTCAAGTGACTGATGGACTGGCCGGGTGAGGCTGAGGAATGCATGGCGTGCGGTACATGGCTGGCTgggggtgtaggggggagggaggggccggGGCCATCCTCCCTGGTAGTGCGTAGTCGCCGTAGAGCAACACTGTAGATGGTGCCTGCTTCGGTAGCCGCATACACACGCCGCTAGGACCTAGAGTAGCCGTCGGGTTGTCTTCGTCGTGACTCGTGACCGTGTGGTGGGTAGCGTCGCGGGGCTCGCCAGGCAGGAGGTTCTGTCTGGGCCCCGCGTGCAGACACTCGTAGAGGAAGATATCCCGTCCCTGGCGATAGGTCCTGGAATTTGCGGCACTCAGGCTTGGTAACAGTGTAGTGCCTGGCGTCATGGCTTGGGGTTGGCTACGGTGAAGAGTGACGTTTGAGGGTTCGAAGGAGTTGCTATGGGACGAACGCCACTTCAGAGTCCTTATAAGTGTGGAGGAATCGAACTGTGGACTGTGGAAGTCTTTCGCCCATTGCAGCTTCCTTTCAGCCTACTAATGTTGCCCCTCACCTCCCAGCTTCTCATCCCTAACGTTACCAATGGCGTTACCATCCCACTGTTACCAATGCGGAATGTTAATGGATCAAAACCTCTCGCTCAGGACGGAGTACCTTCCTCTCCAAGTGGCTGTATCTAGTTTGTGtagtcagcagcagcagcgtcagcagCAGCTTACCTTACAGTTAGTGGTTGTTATCGTCGTAGAAAAGTGACCCTTTGTAGAACGTGAAAACCCCAACTCCCCGTGTAACTCAATATCGGATGGGCAGACTCCTGTGATAGCTGTCTCGTTTCCTTCCCCTCAGAATGCCGCGCGGCCTCCCCTCGGCCCTGCGCGCGCTGCCTGAGTGGTCCAGTGTAGTTCTCCCCCACGGGATAGATACTCGTTCTTACCTCTTCGATCTCACCGCCGAGAGAGCACAGGTCGGAGCGCGGCGTTCAGGGGTCCCGGTGCCCGCCAAGCCGGAGCCACAAGTTTCTTCTAACCCAGATATCTCGAGCCATATCA
This genomic stretch from Eriocheir sinensis breed Jianghai 21 chromosome 38, ASM2467909v1, whole genome shotgun sequence harbors:
- the LOC127008747 gene encoding uncharacterized protein LOC127008747; protein product: MGDGRPWWAGPRRVRRVHGLQLPLHPQQVLAWLVMLGFTSLMYGAVLPALHSRLALPLALVTGVVFAVHVFTHALALALDPADPQLRARKDRQQVPEFDRNVHNHVIENGRCHLCNITITSNRTKHCSACNKCVDVFDHHCKWLNHCVGRRNYRIFLACVLTAILACLLVMGTCLAEIVLYYFKKEYLAPWEEPRPQQNMQRIPEANADEGDSSLTCSEGAPYCHFSIFGALVYDGAFIGLLSTLFSVALVAEVLLVHLAAFHAYIIFLGFTTYEYIRGHHLRGSNSAHSFSTYGRDGATEREGAVCGWAVTRRPPSNQITPSSTTDTALLSTVSVDSLNTTTTAVRSPRSSAASTPGPSPTTPSEDSRSPVVGKSPHQGHASRLQQQQGGRGVTSMVSPTNSAPRTPPTRVSSVPQLPQIQTVRSRAQLRSLSRTVSTAVSEFSVEEEVEVRTVPLPRPRPSRRRLRSSIAPHLSPIKECDQTVPSPPTVRAIREEASGTPSPAGSPAHSPGRSPRTSPGRVPHTPTKVSPLVGAADVTRRANGHSVLSRVKMNGMAGESNSYYGRTSSLPGASTATLVGKEGGQEGSGSVSQSPKGGVVAARSCLSRPTQPQNGEATHVELHM